A stretch of DNA from Staphylococcus equorum:
AGGCAAACCTTTAGCAGCAGTCTTAATTGGACTTATTATTTTAGTAGTAGCAGCAATCCCAATTAGTGATATGCGTTTAGGTATTCCAGATGATGGTATGAAATCGGAAGATACGACACAGAAAAAAGCATATGATATTATTTCAGACAAATTTGGCGAAGGTTATAATGGCCAAATTGCTATGCTTGTGAATGTTAAAGATAAGAAAGATGATCCTCAAGCATTACAAAAAGATTTACAAGATCTGACAAAAGATATTAATGGTATGGATAACGTGGATATGGCGACGCCTCCTCAACTAAGTGATAGTAAAGACTATGCCTTAGTTGCTGTAATTCCTGAAAAAGGACCTAACGCACAATCTACAAATGATTTAGTCCATGATTTAAGAGATTATAATGACGATGCACAAGATAAATATGATTTCAAAACAGAAGTGTCTGGTCAAAGTGTAATCAACATTGATATGTCTCAAAAATTAAATGAAGCAATTCCATTATTTGCGAGTGTTATCGTAGCTTTAGCATTTATTCTATTAATGGTAGTATTCCGTTCAATTATTATTCCATTGAAGGCAGTACTAGGATTCGTATTATCATTAGTAGCAACACTTGGCTTTACGACATTAATCATGCAAGAAGGATTCATGTCTGGTCTGTTTGGTGTTGATACGACAGGCCCATTACTCGCATTCTTACCAGTAATAACAATCGGTTTATTATTTGGTCTCGCAATGGATTATGAAGTGTTCTTAATGTCACGTATCCATGAAGAATACAGTAAGACACGTAACAACGAACATTCTATTAAAGTGGGTATTAAAGAAAGTGGCCCGGTTGTGGTTGCTGCAGCATTAATTATGTTCAGTGTGTTCATCGCTTTTGTCTTCCAAGATGATGTGATGATAAAATCAATGGGTATAGCACTTGGTTTCGGTGTATTATTCGATGCATTTGTCGTTCGTTTACTATTGATACCTGCACTGACACAGTTGTTTGGTAAAGCATCATGGTATATGCCAGCATGGTTAAATAGAATTTTACCAAGTGTGGATATTGAAGGACATGAATTACAAAGTATGATGCCTACTCAGAAAGTGAGTACTTCAAAAGAAAGTTATGATCGTACATTCAATATTCACCAACAATCAACGACAACAGCTAAAAATAGTAATGCAATTTCAGTTGATAGAAAAACTAAAATGCTATATGACGAGATTGCGCAACAAACAGCGCAAACAGATTTCTTATATCAAGCATTAGCAGACTATCAAGCAGGTAAAAAACAACCGCATTATTACAGCGATAATAATAACGCTAATAATGTAGATAACAGTACAGAACGTAATACAACATCAAGTACAGAAAACAAAGATGAAGATGTTATGTCACTGTTAGCGCAACAAAGTAAAAATATTAACAAACTGAATGAATTAATCGAGAAAACGATTAATAAAAAATAAGTCTAAATATATTAGGATTCTTAATTATATTGAGAATCAATTACTGCCAACAAAATTTCAGATTTTGTTGGCAGTTTTTTTGTCCAAAAATCAACAAAATAGTATAGATTATAGCCAAATTTATAATTTTTATTAAAATATTGAATTATAAAGAGGTGAATCATGAAAACTTTTTATCAAGTAGAATTTAATGAACCAAACAAGCTAACAGTCAGCATAAATGATGGATTACGTCTTGTGTTAGTGCTGAGAAGTAGATTGATAGTATGGAAATATAATGAAAAATATGAATACCAGAAAGGTGATATTTTTATTGTTAATCATCGTGAGCAATTTCGTTTCATAGAAAATAAAGATACACTCTATATTTCTATTCATTTAACTGAAAGTTACTTAAAGCAATATATAGATGATTATAATAATAAAATTTTAATTTTAGAAAAAGGGTGTTTGCAAGAAGTTATTTATAAACAAATCGTAAATGCTATTGCAATGATAGGCGTTGTGAATATTAGAAAGGGGGAGTATTATCGTTTGTATATAGAACAGCAGTTAATAAATTTAATGTTTATAATTGTACGATTCTTACCGACAAAAATGAACGAATCATATAAAACAATGTTAAATGACTATCGAGTAGAATTTGTATGTAACTATATTCAAAGTAATTACACTAATGATATCTCGTTAACTAAAGTAGCCAAAAAGGTAGCACTTAGCACTACGTATTTATCAAAAATTTTCACACAGCAAATGGGAATGGGATTCAATCAATATCTGATTCACATAAGACTTGAGCATTGTAAGGAAGATTTGA
This window harbors:
- a CDS encoding MMPL family transporter, which codes for MAKFLYKLGSFIAKHKWWSVVAWVVLLAAIIIPLTISSPKFDNDITMNGLESLDTNEKIEDEFNQDSEKAQIRIVFKSDSEDGIVKEDMTKDIKGTLNDIKDNDDDIKNVSDPYDNKQISKDKTTAFADVNYDVSATALKADSKDNVKDEVEKLEDKHNVQAELMGSGMESTEIGGASEIIGIIVAFVVLLITFGSFIAAGMPIISALLGLGTGVGIISLLTYAFDIPNVTLTLAVMIGLAVGIDYALFILFRYRQIVKTEPDHIKAIGLAVGTAGSAVIFAGVTVIIAVCGLALVGIDFLAVMGYASAISVLVAVISALTLLPAIISIFHKSIKPKQSKSEFEGDVDTAWSKFVVGKPLAAVLIGLIILVVAAIPISDMRLGIPDDGMKSEDTTQKKAYDIISDKFGEGYNGQIAMLVNVKDKKDDPQALQKDLQDLTKDINGMDNVDMATPPQLSDSKDYALVAVIPEKGPNAQSTNDLVHDLRDYNDDAQDKYDFKTEVSGQSVINIDMSQKLNEAIPLFASVIVALAFILLMVVFRSIIIPLKAVLGFVLSLVATLGFTTLIMQEGFMSGLFGVDTTGPLLAFLPVITIGLLFGLAMDYEVFLMSRIHEEYSKTRNNEHSIKVGIKESGPVVVAAALIMFSVFIAFVFQDDVMIKSMGIALGFGVLFDAFVVRLLLIPALTQLFGKASWYMPAWLNRILPSVDIEGHELQSMMPTQKVSTSKESYDRTFNIHQQSTTTAKNSNAISVDRKTKMLYDEIAQQTAQTDFLYQALADYQAGKKQPHYYSDNNNANNVDNSTERNTTSSTENKDEDVMSLLAQQSKNINKLNELIEKTINKK